gtttgaaaatttaatacaaggctcctcacacaatgttacaatatcagtttgaaaatattaaaaatatgtatggaAGATTTTTCTTTATTCACAatttaagttcgaatttcgatatcatattgaaaatttacaaattattttgtagttaaacatttataaactgttaaatttttataacatttttccaTGTAAGTACCTAGTTCAcactgtaactaaaaaatataaaaaatatacagtttttttttagttatttgaagttcatgtttggacaaaattagataattaaacGAAGAAGAACGTTAGTTTTGTCATTAATATTACTCATGGATACTTGAAGATACTTCCTAAGTACCTAGctaacaatattaaacaaatattattaattcaacatatcggctactgtattaataataataatatgaaatatccttggctgacaaaccgtctccgctctgaatggttttttgtatacaatgatattatattgttgaattaaaatttaacaccatccatacagtgacccacttttaacctactgtacagcagagtgacgaTCACTTACTCGCTTTTTTTATGTTGTTGATTTGTAATGGTGAATTAAGTTTTTGACTTTGAAGGAAAGTTAGGTTGGGGATAGGTAAGAACATTAGAACTTGGACTCGCATACGATTAATGATTTTTCCACAAAGTGTATAAGACATGTTTGCATCTAGATGAGATAAGAAGTTATTTTTGAGGTGAGTAGTAACTAAATAGGCTTTTTCTAGAGTAATTATGCTTAAAGTTGTATTGAAGTATCTGATGGGAGGAATTACAACAAATCTTTAACATGTTGTAGAAAAAACCTAatacttcaataattttataaaaataaatcaacgtTACTTTCCAGAATACCCTTGTATAAGTGGTATAACCTCTTTATCTTATTActcgtaggtacatattataatatgatattatgtttaatgtccgtggtaaattatctaaaaatactaTGCATCAAACTATCATAATACATCAAAGGAGCTACAACATTGAATTtgcattgtacatattataatatattattactcatttattatgcattgttataatgttattagtaatattattatttatacacctattacctatctattgtacctatttataaagaCTACTGAttaatgttgattattttaatattatgcattaggGCAGCTAAAAAAATCTGAccctttttaattatataccttatataaattttttcaaggtttttctttttttcttttatcgttataaaaatCCACGGTAAAATATGACacagtattagtattatatttatacttaaaacaatttaatttacttaatgtattctataaatagataattttaattttaacagaaaaaagaagaagagtaaaaataaagagaaaaccatagaaaaaatgaataaaggATTAGAACAGGAAAAAGTAACTAAGGAGTACCATGTACCTTCTACTAAAGCTGAATTGGCCTTCATGAAACAACAGGaaaaattggtaaattatttttcattattaatttattatcttatcaaGAAGCAAATAGtacttaactaatttatttcatattgtttaattgattttagcaaaaagaaaaaattctgaaaattgcGTCTACTACTCACAAACAAAGAGTTGAGGAATTCAATCGCCATTTAGACAACTTGACAGAGCATTTTGATATACCTAAAGTTAGTTGGACGAAATAGagatattcttataaaattatttttgtacattaaaaaaaatttaaataatgttttgtatttaagttatgtcatttaaaataattatactatattatactataatatacaaaatacaataggtatgtattagCATTTAGTACATAcaacttttacattaaaattatttttaatacaatatgacTTATATTGAtgtgtaatgtaatataaatcatacctatttattttgataacatttctAATATTAGGAATTTCTAACCGGAGGCAATGAGTCCAACATTTTCACGAGACCCAAATAGTGCTGGTAATATGATAGTCGCCACAGTTAATTGCTAGGTCAGTTGAGTGGTCTTGAAATAACTGCTCCTAAGTTTTATTGGTATTTCGAACAAATGTAATGTTACGAATCAATacttttacattcttataaatcGTGAGATAATTTTCAATagctgataataatttattttaaatttaaattttggagagtaccaatattttttaagttggaCCCAACCCAACCTGGTACCACCACTGGACTCGGCGTACATTTTGGTAAGACACATTAAGACTAGAGTTTACAAAGTCAAAAAAGTTGagtttatatacaaaattattgtattaatagcatatttattcaaataacatattaaagaatatattgAGAAACTAAGATTAATCAGAATACAACATTTATCCACATAGAAATTAGTTGGCCGTCTTGACGTCAGCaggtaacaatttatttatttaaagtggTAGAAGAATTATTTCCTAATTCATTGACATGAGGAATAGTAAATTGTAAAGTTCTTGTGACCATGACATTCTAATTCAGTTTGGGAAACGCATAGGGGAGTCTTAACCATAGGAAACAAtacgaaaaattgaaaaatcagaAATAATCTCGAAaaatgcaaacaaataaataaataattaataataataataataaataaacaaacaaaccggtttccttcgtctccaaaatcaagttagattcttatatatatagatagaagaTAATACAAtcctaataatttgttattatataatttgccCCCTcccacaataaaaaatatctggCGCCGCCACTGATGGGAAATATTTGAAGACGACGCTGTAGAAATGGATTGTATCAACATTTGAGAGTTTGCTAATTTAGGCAAGGCcgaagatataatattattaggaggATTTTTGATGTAGAAGATTACTCCTAACATTAAAATTTTGAGATGCAACCCAGATTACAGTGGAAGTTATTAGCTCCtagtatttatgaaaatatgcaaTCAAAACTAAAGCTGAATAGCTTCATGAAGATTGCCATTTCGTCAtcacaaaatgtaaatacttaaaaatggtACCAAAGTTTTAACAAATGAGGGTTACATCCTCTACTCATCTTCAATTTTCTCAGGAGCTAACTTATAATTCAATGTGTTTTGAACAAAGTATCTATAGATGcctaatgtacctattacttattttctATTACTCTATAACTGAGTCAAAATAATGGATGAAAAATATAGATCGGTATTTAAACTGCTCTAAATTGATTTTTCTAAGAGTTTTCTTTCTCTCTCTAATTTTCTCAGTACCACCCTTTCATTTAGCTTTCATTTTAAACAGCCAATAGCGAAGTAACTATTACAAAATCACCAAAAAACactcaacaataaaataaaaaacaattaaaaaaagaaacagtGCAAGAGAAATGAGTCGTAGATACTCGTACAAGACAAAGTGGTATGCTCTTCAGCTCGGAAAGCTTGAGGAcagttttcaaatataaaatagtaggtagtaataatctatataataaaaaaaagtggccatttctcaaataacgcagtttcttgaaaactactactcagattttcttgaaattcaacatagatattcagtttgagctcataagtatcagtctgaagtcaaaaatggcctaggtattttttaacgatcaccagggagtcagaagtgtaaattcattggtttataaaagaaaaataaagagtggccaattaaaggtcaaattataatttataattgtcatagcaacaaaataacagtaacaattcattttttttagaaaaaataaatcaccaatctttctataataataatattaatcaacaatttattattaaacatataatatcacgatATATATGCTCAAAAAGAGGAAAACCGGAGATGatcaacttacataaaaaaactcgtgtaaaacagttattattttattatttactacgtcattaccaggcaacagaaaagttaagatagattttgaacaccatacaccgaatattaaaaacgaatttgagtttgagtcatatggagttggaacatttaacgggaaacgaagtgcacggaatcaactagtattataatataaaaatgtttttaattttatttcacgaaaaattattaaattataataaatatcaaatttatgttctatgatgaaatttataaaatgggagTTGTGAACTACATCATACGCATAGATGTTAgcctttattatctatgtttgaCGATTGCAtggtaatatagtaaaaaattatacaagttTATACAGTCGTAAAAATGTAgggatacatttttttgaagttaaactTAAAGTTGATAAGAGGCCCACTAAGTGTATGGTGTCCTGCGGCCCAATTGATCCTTACCCGGGCTTAGTTGAACTGCATAAGACttgttttgttaataattaacatcCTAGAACTTCTATACTTAagattcataatttaaatttgtagNNNNNNNNNNNNNNNNNNNNNNNNNNNNNNNNNNNNNNNNNNNNNNNNNNNNNNNNNNNNNNNNNNNNNNNNNNNNNNNNNNNNNNNNNNNNNNNNNNNNTCGAGTTTAATTCGTTTAGACAGGTACACGTTTTATGCGCGCGGTGGATTGCGTTTCTTTTTTATTTCGGGTTTTTTGACGTCGTTGGGGGTATAAAAAAAGTTGCCGGCTGGATTTATTTCGCGATCGTATTTTCAATCGGTCTAACTCTGGTCGAATGCAACACGCTGCGGGTAATTCGagaccataaaatattatacgagcggaataataataatatactacccaTATTACTGCCGGACAAACTGTTGTTGTCGTCGTGGTCGTGTCGGCATTTCGACGTCGTCTATATaacattgttaatatattatatccgttaGATCGCGCGTTTATCCCCGTCAAAACACTTcttcgttatattattttcaacggTGAAGAGTATCTGTATTCTGTATTGTATTTGCTGTCGCATCATTCAACTATTGTATAGTGAAAAATCGTTTCGACAGATATTCCTCGTAAACGCATAACAAATAACGCTCTTGAATTTGACAACGGATAggttatatatcatatatcacgtatgtataatgtataatatataggtaacggTCGTTTGTcactatacgtctatatattatacatacgacaGGCGACAATAAACCCGTAATACACTGCTTCACACGTCTTGTTATTTACCATATTAAATccgctacaaattacaatatagttttttgATCCGATTAACCCTTATAAAACTGCATTCGACGATAGTGTTCAGCATTAACATCCTTCTTCATTCGTCGCCATTAACTGCGAAGACAAGTTCCATTGAAGCCTGCCTGAATCAACTAAAAAATACACCTCTATAAAGTTAAACGATTAAAAatcgttatataggtacaggattttatttaaatggctattttagtttttttttttgaaaaaagaatGTATTTCATATTCgatagatattaatttattaatgtttttagcgTTGGATaacctgtaggtatatattatttcttaattaatataagataGTATATACTGACTTACGTGCGCTGACTATACGTGCGTGCACGTTTTTGCTCTTCTCCGAATGATCTCACTGTTTAGTGTATTGTAACtaattacgtattataatagtgaatttcattatttattcatcatttCTCGCGTCCAACAATATAATCATCATCGCACAATAGAATagtaaaattttgaattaatattgttcaaaagtTTATGCTCTCGTACGTCAGAATAAACAGAATATTtcacgatattttattatattgtgacaaTAAGTGTATGTAAATAGTTATTTCTAATTGttattcgtattatatataatattggctaTTGTGCACTAGTGCACttcgataattttttcataattacatATACGTTCACCGTCATTAATGAGCGATTAccaataggtaatatgtaataacgTATACAAATCATGTATGTATGTTTTtcgaataataacaaaaaaaatacgtcTTAcatgcgttataataatataatattatatgatatatataatataaatgtataaaaacgtTTAACTGATCACGACGATGGAATTGTATATTTACTTAGTTAGCGATGAGTAAAAGAAAACTGCATGcaagtacatatttttcttgtatcgtagtgtaaaaactaaaagcttttaattttgtgtttattcGTTCTGTATTTTGGCTTTGTAtagcttttatatatatataaatattatttacttattctttttagataaaatatttttatttgtgttttgtgcAGTTCTTTTGTTCTATGTAACTTCTGCATTTTTACGTGTTGTGTGAATTTTTGgtttgttatacatattatttgtttgttttgttttattccaattgattaattattttttcaactgatatcatatttttatctattacgattataatttaaGGGTGAGAAGTCActtgaaagaaaatatttatttcatttgttttttattttatgatttcgaTTAGTGTTAGGTTAGGATTGCTGAATTTTAAATAGTACAAACCATTccgtttgtttaaaaaaatcataaacctAAATTTAAccatatatataccatacctgtTACGGGTGTGTAAATCAATaactaattttgtattattttgtttttaacgaatGCGTTTTTAGATATACTGGGCGTGAGTACACTGCAGAATCATACTTAGCTAGTCACGGTATCGGTCCAGTCACTGGATACGgggttagtatatttttattttataagcacatatataataatataatattacatttataaattaatgatgtGAAATTTTTACGCGGCGTTCGTTCCTAAAATCAACCGGTTTTTCGGCATTCGAAACTTACGCCGcataatagtcatattatatagtaactataggtataatagtaataataataataataatatttattaatattattattattatagtagccGTGTATTTCAGATAATAAATCGTCCATTTAAGATACGAATCGCGTActcctttaaaaaaataaccatgaaAATGACGCGATTCCGAAAGTTAAAACAATGCTCTCCAGTATTTTACTTGATAAATTATCCAAATgagcacataaaaaaaattgttcgtatCACTCAAGACGACTTGTATTTTATTCGTCTAAAACTGTATGGATTTATTAATCTTTAATCTGACATTCTGTGAACAATCTcaaatattttcttcaaatttaaaaaatctatttatcatttaatttttaagtaaaattagaTTTCTAGAAAACAATCTTTGCTGTTCTAAGTTAATTCACGCCCTATAATATAGGGTGAAGCCCCTTAAAAATCGTAACCTTCCCTTTTCGGCTGATTTGGCGAAACCAAAAAgcttaataattactttatgttatgaatataaaaaagtattaaaaacaagttaattgaaaaaaaaacatagatacttatataatttttgttattaattatttgatcgtTGACCGTCATCGTTATCACCAATTACGTCttgtaccaaaataaaaatagatatctaataaataaatcatttttaaaacttttctgtatgtatagtataaagtaCCTAAATGTAGACAAAATATATGCAATGTGCATGTAACTGGTAATAGATACTGCTCAAGTaactattaacaaaaattatgtataattatttatatattacctgtTTAAAATAAGCATTCGCCCTGTCTAGCttctaaataaatgtaatgataATTCACAATTGGATTTTAAGGTT
This portion of the Acyrthosiphon pisum isolate AL4f chromosome A1, pea_aphid_22Mar2018_4r6ur, whole genome shotgun sequence genome encodes:
- the LOC100164568 gene encoding protein FAM32A-like, with amino-acid sequence MSEYESFGGGRLKLKNDSGIKKKKKKSKNKEKTIEKMNKGLEQEKVTKEYHVPSTKAELAFMKQQEKLQKEKILKIASTTHKQRVEEFNRHLDNLTEHFDIPKVSWTK